CCATGTAACCAGAAATGAACTAGTTAATTAATTAGATTCAtattaaaatcaatcaaaaacatatttacagtgctataaaatatttctttaatggGAAGATGTTTCTATTCCCCAGACAACTACGTATCTCATTAAATCTGTGTGCTTGTTAACGTAAAAgataaaaagtgtgttttttcttcttctttctataGGCTGATCAATAATTGAAGAGGAGAAATCAATGCTGACTGTTTCTGAGCAACACCTATTGGGACATACTGTGAGATTAACCGCTGGTAGGCAATTGCATTCCTTTTCACTTGTCAGGTTAAACCAACAACAAAACGTCTAATATAATCCTGCCATAGCCCAATGTATTGCACTCTATTCAGTCGCCCATATCATGCCACACTGACTCTGTATTTATATCCCCAAACAACTCTCCACTAAGATCTCTGATGAATACAAAATGAATTTGTCCATTTTCATTTCGATTAGTTCTCAACCAGATGGAGACATGCTCTTCATATCTTGATAAGACTGGTTCATTGCCCTTAGAGAGGTCATGATAGCTTCCTGAAATTGATTTTAGTCCTGGCTCCATTTCATTCTTCAATCCTCTTTGTACTTGCAGCAGCTCTCAGGATCTTTTGTAATcacaatgtacttttttttttcatgttcatgttGAGGTCAGAATGATCCTCCTGATATTTGCTCTCAATGCGGGTCTAGCAATATGGCTTTTCAGAAGAGCTTTTATATCTTATGCTGCGATTCAGATTCTGGAAAGATATGCGAGATGTTCATTAATGCACTTTATTTCAAATCCACACATTCTTCATGAGAGGAAAGTCCCCAGTGACTCAGTGATGCAGCAGTGTCTAATAATTTATGGCCTTTTGCAGGGCTCTTCACGTCTTAAAATGTCAGACCACGAAGACCTGAATAAAGCCATGGGACACTGGAACGCCTCTGAAAGCTACCAGCTCAACCCAGCCAGTGTCATTGTGTCTGTAGTCTTCTCGCTCATCTTCCTCCTGGGGACCATTGGGAATAGTTTGGTGCTGGCTGTGCTCCTCAGAAGTGGGCAGGTTGGGTATAACACCACCAATCTGTTCATCCTCAACCTCAGCGTAGCTgatttcttcttcatcatcttctgTGTGCCTTTCCAAGCAACCATCTACTCTCTGGAGGGTTGGGTCTTTGGGTCCTTCATGTGCAAGGTGGTCCACTTCTTCATCAACCTCACCATGTACGCTAGCAGTTTCACTCTGGCCGCGGTGTCTGTGGACAGGTGGGTTTCTTCAGCTAcaattaataagaaaataaactctcttaaaacattttcacactctcaatgttttattttatttaactaatattatgtaaatgagttaatatgttaatgttaatatatgCATACATCACAGAAGAattgtcattgttttatttatttataaaaagaaaaatcagtagTGTTTTTTGTTAATGGGCATTGTGTTTGGAAATAAATCTGCCAACTCCTCATAGCTAACATTTAATGAATCCTAATAcacacaattaaattatatttatattatatcacaATTTGTGCATAATTTGAAAAATGTGGAAATGACAATACTCTGTTCCCAGGTGATATCCACATTTAtaatttactttgtttttgtctcatcTCATATTTCATCTTCAGACTTGGTAAACAAGTATATTAACTTCTAGAGGGAATAAAACTTTATTTGGGTACAAAAGATCTCAACTATGTAAAAATAATGAAGATGTATATGGATTATTTTCACACAATAGATATAGAAATAGTTTAACCTTATGAGTTCAAACACATactcaatcatttttttttatgtaggattTTCACAGTAATGGCAAGTCATGATCGCAGACAAGAGCAGTAGCACAAGTAATTAAAGATGACATggtaaaaattattaatgtgataTCCATATAACAATCAGAAGTAAATTAAATTCTATTCGTTTTAACAAAAGTTGTACACCCTAGGGACATTAAAGTAAATTAGCTTTAAAGACAACCAAGGCATGCTGATTATACATAACATTAATCCTGTCAGGTGAAGTTCACATAGGCCTAATAGCATCATGGCTAACCTTCACGTAACATTTCCACTGTAGCTCCATGGGGTCTAAAACGACATCCTAAAGGAGAACTTAACAGGGTTGTAATTGGTCAGGGCCagatttgttatttaatttaatggatCGCCTGAACACAAGAAAGTCTTGCCAATTGCATCAGCAAAGGTTGGAGTTTAACTGCATAAATGTCAGTGGAGTTATCGCCAACGACGCACTTCATTAATAAAACACCCTCAAAAACCTGCAGCTCATTATTCCTGTCTTCACAACGAAACGATACGGCAGCACCCACCCGTATCCACTTACTGGCATGTTAGCTAAAATGATGTAACATTAAGGTCGAACTAAAGCACCAGTGATGAGTGGGACTTGTGAGCTGACCTAGAGATAGCTGAATGGAAGAGCCAGCCAGCCTTTTTGCTGAAATAATGGCATAAATGTAACAAGGCCACCTATATGACCCAATGTAAAATGCTACTCTCAGCCTGAGCAACAGACCCACTGCCCTCCATCCCCACTCAAAGTGTTTACCGCATGTTAATTTGACGGTTTCCTGCTCTGTGAAAAATGGTCCAGGGCTCAGTGGAAGCTGAGAATCCCCACTGGCAATTACCTCACCTTTAGGTAGGAAACAACAAGACACATTCATCTTGTGCACTGAAACCTCTGTCTATATTGATCACACGGCGTTTCAGGGCAAACTCAATTTCAGGATGCACGTAACCTGTGTTTCTTTTATACATGACTACAGAGGCAGTTTTTCACAGCTCCATTTGAACGGTGGGTTTCTTCTTTTGCAGGTATCTTGCCATCCGTTACCCCCTGCGCTCCAGAGAATTGAGAACGCCGTGTAACGCCGTAGTCGCGATGGTGGTCATCTGGGGCCTGTCGCTTGTTTTTGCCGGGCCATATTTGAGTTACTACGACCTGATTGATTTCGAAAACAGCAACGTTTGCGTGCCTGGATGGGAGGAGCAGAACCGTAAGATTCTGGACACCTGCACCTTTGTTTTTGGCTATGTCATTCCTGTGCTCATCGTGAGCCTGTCCTACACCCGCACTATCAAGTACCTGTGGACCGCAGTGGATCCTCTCGATGGGATGTCGGAGTCGAAACGAGCCAAGCGCAAGGTCACCAAGATGATCATCATAGTCACGGTGCTATTTTGCATCTGCTGGCTACCGTACCATGTGGTCATTTTGTGCTACCTCTACGGAGACTTTCCCTTCAATCAGACCACCTACGCCTTCAGGCTGCTGTCCCACTGCATGGCCTACGCCAACTCTTGCCTCAACCCTATCGTTTACGCCCTGGTCTCCAAACACTTTCGCAAGGGCTTCAAGAAGGTGTTCAGCTGCATCCTCAGCAAAAAGGGACGAAATAAGGTGCACGTGGTCCATGTGGCCAACACCGTCCCCGGCTTCGAAGCGGGATCCACTGAAGTGTCTCATATGAACGAAGAGAACGCCAGACAGAACCAGAACGAAATGGTCAACCGCCCACTCGCAGAGCCGCAGGACGCCACTATGACTATAACATTACCCTTCCAGAATCAgccttgaaaataaaaataatcatgccTTACAGAAGCCTTATTAAAACACTCCAAGCGAGCCGGAGGATTTCAGCTGCTTTGATCGACATCACCATGGTTTTGCATTGACTGAAGGAGCACGGCGGAGTCTGTAGTTATTTAAGATTCAAATCGCTGAGCAAGTTGAAAACGTACATTCAATTTGGTTCTCGTACAAATGCGTATTTGTGTTCTGCTTAGTTGTTTTGGTTCTAATGCTAAATTATGTCTAGTTTACAAActcctctcttttttttcagcagcactgtctgtttgttttctatcGATGTGTTACCCTCTGAGCATGTTTCAATTTAACGCTGTGATGACTATTCTCCTGTGAAAATTTGTTACCAATTATTGTGTATAACACACTTTAATATATGAAGAGCGCTGTGTCTTTATGTGAGCAAAGCTGTGATTTCCTACTGTGCTTGAAGCTTTGAAGAGTACTCTTTGATTATGCTCCTCAGCTTCGCTTAACAAGCTCTTTAAAAAATATGCTTACGTTAAGTACTGAATGTTCTTGCTTTTACCTCTGTTTTTAAACTCTGATATTCTCTGCCGTTTCAGAAAGTCTTGAGATTATTTAATTGGCAAGTTTTATATCAATTACTACATTGCAAAAACAGAGTTATACAGAAAATCTCAGATTACAGACAACCAACAGTTTAGTGAGTATTGTTCTTGTGCTGCcctaaaggaatattctgggttcggTACAAGTAAAGCTCAATCAACAGCAACGGGGATACAATGtcaaaaatagatatatattttgaacaatacctCATGGGTTGGGTGAGGGGCCCAAAATTGAAGTAAATGGTGTCAATAATGGGGacgtaaatgttaaaataatcacTGTGTCAACAGTAAAGACACAAGAGATTttcaattatttcatatttttttagtgtggaggaaattattttttaaccatttcTGTGTAAAGTTATATCGGTTTGTTTCAACATGACAAACTCTAAAACAACCataaaatgaaagcaaatatGGGTATAATGTCATGAGAACAAATTCACAGTTCAAATAACACAGATGTCAACAAATTTGTGCTTATATGAAGTTATAAATTTAACATCTAAACTATTAAAGTCTGAAAAACTGGCAATTCAGTTTGGACGTTTGGAAATGTCTTACCACAATCttgtttttgagagagagagagagagagagagagagagagagagagagagagagagatggcaagATTATATTTTGATAATCAAAACAAATGCTGCAGATTCATCTTAGCTTGTACAGAACCTggaatatttttttatctgtcttcagttcatttattatgtataatatactGTAGCTATACAGCAAGTGCTACGTTCGAAGTTTTGAATTTGATGTTGACAATGAATTTCAATAAAAAGTGCATTGATATTCCTGTTGGACcagcataatattttaatatatgcaaataaataacctCAGTGCATTTAGCAGTAGCCCGAGTAACCTTGAACCACCCTTTGGGGGATGTTTCAAACAAGATCAAATCTTTACTTTTTTCCCCGGAGGCCCAATAAGAGAGCTGCAGcattaagtgaaaataaaaatttaatgtcTTCCATTGAAAAAACAACTTGAAGCAGAAGGAGTGAGGGAAGCACTGACGCATGCATCATAAAAGACACTTCTGAAGTTATTACAACAAtgtgaaaacaaataatttaattttttttcttagcttTTAGAGGCTTCTTTAAAATCATCTTCAATCGTATTCAAGGCAGACTTTCAaaactttataaattataatctttcatcaCTTGGAGATGCTAAGTACTTTGGTAAACATTACAAATCAACCACAAATTCCTGATGCACTGAGTTTATGTTTATTAATCATGGACATGGGCTATTTATTCGAATTACACTCTTTgctttttgaaaatgtaacagcaaaacactgcacacaaatattaaacaaaCCAGTCATGAAAATTTTAAAAGCTTCAACATTACAAGCAGCACTCATCAGTAATGCACCATTCAGAAAATGAAGCCTCAATTGGCTTGTTCTGCATATTAGTCGTTGATGGCGAATTCGAAAGCTTCCGTGCACAATTAAGTATCCGCTACAATTTACAGCAGTTAGTTCATCCAAGGATATTTATTGAAGCTCTTAGTGTCATTAAAGATCACTTAACATTTCTGTCAAGCTGCAGAATTAAGAAAACATTTCCTAATGCTTGACGTAATCTGACCATATGAATGTCAATGTCATACATATGTCTTTGAtcacacagaaaataaataaataagttaactaCTTCACACGAAGATGGATTTTTGCCAGTTTCGAGATCATTAGGAGCTCAGCATAGCAGCCTCTTAGCTTTAGTATATTCCTATTAGCACTCCACTGTTTCCTGAGAAAACACCAATAATTATACAGTCTCTAATGTTAGCGTACTTAATCAATCTACTTCATGTCGTGTCATGATTAGCGCTGGTTCTAAATCAaacacagatttatttatttttctgaaatgcaaAATGAAAGAAACACTTACCCTTGAGTAACCATTGCAATATTTCTCCCTAGATACTGAATAgtctaaaaaatataaaaacacttaaatgttCCCCATGACTTAATTAAATCTGTTGTAAATTTCAGTTATATTGCCTGTGGCTTACATAACAGGGACATCACATACAGGGTGCATATAAACATACAAACtacataatacaatttttttggCCTTTATTAACAGCAGATGAATAGGATATCCTGCAGGAAATTGAGGCAGATTTATATTACAAAGAGAAAAGCTCATACAGTTGTTTGTGTATTGTGCATCAGTGAATTATGGAATTATGCTGTAGACTTGGATAACTGAGATGGTTCATGAACTTTAGATTGAGTAGATCCaagatttaattacatttgatgTGAGTGAAAACAAGGCTCTGAGGGATGGTCCGTTCATTTGCTTGTACAGTGCTAATATCTTGTAAACCATTAGTTCTGATCCTTGaatttgattggctgaatacAGTCCTATAATACTAGTAATTTTCACTATCAGTATATGCATTATTGGTAGTGATTCTTCAGTGAATCTTTCTACACATGGCTATTCCAGTACATGGAGAGAAATCTATGGAATCAtggaatcatttattcaacagattcatttaaaacacagattcatttagaaacaaattaataatgaGTCATTGAATCCTTCACTCagctgattcatttaaaaacagattCAGTCAGAAACAAATCAATAATGAGTCAATCATTGAATTATTaactgatttgtttaaaaatagattcattcagaaacaaattaACTATGAGTCAGTTGTTGAATTGTTAACTTAAccgattcatttaaaaaacagattcattcagaaacaaattaACTATGAATCAGCCATGGAACCCTTCACTGAACAGATGGGTttgaaaaaaaactgatttatttagaaacaaaataaatcattaaatcattaataatcgatttatttaaaaacaaagattattttAGGAACTAAATAACTGTCAGTCATGGAATCATTCACCCAaccaattcatttaaaaacacagatTAATTTGGGAACTGGGAACACCACTACTGTTTTATGTTTGGGTTTTATTCCACTTTGACATTGTTTGGAATTCTTTCCGTTACCACAGAATACACAGACAAAGTATTATGCCAGTATTGCATCTTCAGTGTATATTGCTCTATGCAATTCTTGTTTACTGAATTGTTGTGTAAAACAACACTCAGAATCGTGcagctctgtctgtctctcacagcCTCCTTTTACTAACATCAAATTAAACCTGACGTTAAATTTCACTATGGTCCATCGTCCTCCACCATCCCCTGAAGACACCACTAAAGTAATTTACATATTTGACTCAAGGAGCACTTAGACGAGATTCTTAATTAGACAGCCAAGCCTGAGATAGCTTCTTCACTCATGTGTAATTATTTGCTGATGGCATCTCAATAACAAGATTTCAGGGACATAAACAGCAGCTGAAGTATCACAAATTTTAACTAAAACCTATatgaaacaacacacacagacaaaaaaaattaaaaatagcaagGTTGTGGGTGCATGTGGACTTGTGGGTGTTAAGTCAAGAGAGTAAATTACCTTGTGCTGTTCTTGCCACTCtgaaatcaataacaacagctcAGTTGAGTCTTTCTGGTGCCCATATCATCTATCACACCATAGCATATGCAATAAACACGTTTCCAGGCACACCCAAGATGTGATTTAGGTGGCTCTTTCTATTAGTGCCACTTCTGTGATCAGATTACTATGGAAATGAGTTGAATATCTGGCTCTTTTGCCCATCTTCAGGTGCTTAATAACATTTCCTGAACTGGATGGATAATAACTACTGTGGAAGATTGCTATTTGTATGTAGGGACAGAGTGACAGAGCTAGGATCTCATTTAGAGAACTCTTAAATCCAGAAAATGATCAGAATTTTCAGTCTCCATCGTACAGATCCAACCCTCATAATGATACCACTTTCAATAGTcaatcattttaatattgttcCACTAATTTGCACCTCTTGATACATGATTAAATAAAACCTGCTCTATACAGCATCTGAAATCATGGCTTTTCTTTCACTCTGTTCATTATAATGTAGCTGAAAGGAGAGCTGGGGGATGGCGTTAGTTCACAACAGGTCACAGGATTATCTACAGTGCTTTTATTCAAGTGTTTCAACATTTCTCCCTATTGTTTGGTAATTTAACGTGACAGATATTTAACTGACTAGCACTTGTGGTCTCACATGTGCTTCAGTGCCGGTGGgtcaatttatgtattttttctaattaaagaggtcataaaatgtgatttaaagttTTCCtgtctctttggagtgttacaagctgttcatgaatagataagatccctaaagttacaaagactaaagtctcaaacccaaagagatattctttataaaagttaagactctccAACACACTCCAAAAACGgttcattctaacacgcccccacatgtctacatcacgatgtgggaagatttgcataaagaCACCCAAATGTTCACAAATAGAAAGAAGGCAGAGTACAGAAATGCTTGTGGTTCgtcgtttctccaatcacaaaatGCAGACAAATGGTTTAATGTTTACGTGTCACGATACTCAACACAACGCGTAAAAAGACAAtagaagtcattataatccgtaaaTATGTCCCCAGTGGAcaaatgcaacaaatgcctaatGAGTTTTATTGATATTGTCTTGTCGCACcagtgttctgaccgggacaaatatcacagtatgttaaggggtgtaacattttggtcacatgcttgaggtattcagccaatcacaatgcactggataactggccaattacagcacacctcgcttttcagaatgatgagctttgtaaaaattgacatgtttcagaaaggaggggcatagaggagaaacaataatgtacagtatgtggaaaataatgtgtttttttaaccttaacataaacacattgcattagaccaaatacacaaaataattcttattagtaacattatatgacccctttaaaaccagGTCATAGCTTTAAACATGCCATATCCAGTCTCTGCTATGTATATCTCAGCTTTTATTTCTGGAGAATGGGGGAAGACTCCTGTGAAATTACAGTTTATGAATGGTTTGTTGTTAATAAGCTTCAATCTAAGTCCCACAAGCCATTCTCAGCCTCCGGGTGCCATCAATTGTATGCCGGTGTAAAATGACGAAGTCTTATCAAAAGCACCCCCAAAATGTCAGAATGCGTTCTTCTGATCCAGATCCAGACTAGAGTCTGCTAAAGTGTGCCGTGACAGAGTAGCGCTGCTTCTAGCATCATCTGTTGCTCTATCAGCGGATGTCAGGCATGCCTATGCTACCCATTCCTCTCTCTAATGAAGCACAGCCTGTGGGAGCATGGCAGGGCTTTTGTCACAGTTTCAAGGCAGCAGAATGTGCTTCAATAATCAGACAATCGATTCAGAACTGTGGGTGTGCATAAGTGATTAAGAGTCTATCGAAATATAACCCACTTTAAGTAATGTCTTGTCCGAGTTCAGCTGTGCAGAAGATGTGATTTTGCTGATGAAGTAATTGAAGTCATTATTTGTTACTATTTGCAACTATAAactaaaggggtcatgaactgcccttttgttattttgtactgttctctgttgtccacttataatgttttcTACATCAAAAAACATCATGGAGACTGCAGTGATTTagataaaaacacataaatactcagtacatataaaaagatctgtaataacagacaaagcaatagagactacaaaatgaaaacagttactcacacttgtgtgggGCATTACTGTCTGTAAAATATAGTTGAAACAGCATGGTCTTTCCATTTCCATTTGTAAATCATGGGGAaatcatggcctagtggttagagtgtttgactcctaaccctagggttgtgggttcgaatctccggccggcaataccacgactgaggtgtccttgagcaaagcactgaatCCCCAACaactccccgggcgccgcagcataaatggctgcccactgctctgggtgtgtgttcactgctgtgtgtgtgcactttggatgggttaaaagcagagcatgaattctgagtatgggtcaccatacttgtatgtatgtatgtatgtcacgtcactttctttttttttcacttaaattaATCCAAGTGAACAAAATACCAAGTTCTTACTGATGCTGTATGGAACTTCATTAACTTCAGTTCAAAGATATAGGTTTGCTGTTTGGTTTATTTCCATAAAATCACCAAATATAAGATTATCCGTGGACTATGGTCTATACCAACCCAATTTGCAACCCACTTCTCCATTTGACTAAGCTGGCTCAGACTGTGGTTTGTTGGACTGCTTTGAAATCTTTTCCATAGTATCAACAACTTTTTGTGAAGGTCTTCAGAAATGTCCTTCCTTTATGGAATGGTGctacattcaattcaattcaatttgtatagagctttttacgatacaaatcattgcaaagcaactttacagaaaattaagtttctgcaATATTTACAATCAGAGTGCTATTAAGTTCACTCTGAAGGTGCATTCATGCAGAATTGGCATGAGATTGCAAGATTAAAAAAGCATAAACACCTTTGTAGAACTCATTACAATTAGTAAATTCTGAATTTTCTCAGAGATTTGATTTGTACTACCATCAAGAGGAATCACTCAAAATACCAGTAGCTCTAAATGAAGTTAAACCATTATCTTGTAAAACATCTAt
The sequence above is drawn from the Carassius auratus strain Wakin unplaced genomic scaffold, ASM336829v1 scaf_tig00214480, whole genome shotgun sequence genome and encodes:
- the LOC113092133 gene encoding galanin receptor type 2-like isoform X2, which gives rise to MSDHEDLNKAMGHWNASESYQLNPASVIVSVVFSLIFLLGTIGNSLVLAVLLRSGQVGYNTTNLFILNLSVADFFFIIFCVPFQATIYSLEGWVFGSFMCKVVHFFINLTMYASSFTLAAVSVDRYLAIRYPLRSRELRTPCNAVVAMVVIWGLSLVFAGPYLSYYDLIDFENSNVCVPGWEEQNRKILDTCTFVFGYVIPVLIVSLSYTRTIKYLWTAVDPLDGMSESKRAKRKVTKMIIIVTVLFCICWLPYHVVILCYLYGDFPFNQTTYAFRLLSHCMAYANSCLNPIVYALVSKHFRKGFKKVFSCILSKKGRNKVHVVHVANTVPGFEAGSTEVSHMNEENARQNQNEMVNRPLAEPQDATMTITLPFQNQP
- the LOC113092133 gene encoding galanin receptor type 2-like isoform X1 — translated: MILLIFALNAGLAIWLFRRAFISYAAIQILERYARCSLMHFISNPHILHERKVPSDSVMQQCLIIYGLLQGSSRLKMSDHEDLNKAMGHWNASESYQLNPASVIVSVVFSLIFLLGTIGNSLVLAVLLRSGQVGYNTTNLFILNLSVADFFFIIFCVPFQATIYSLEGWVFGSFMCKVVHFFINLTMYASSFTLAAVSVDRYLAIRYPLRSRELRTPCNAVVAMVVIWGLSLVFAGPYLSYYDLIDFENSNVCVPGWEEQNRKILDTCTFVFGYVIPVLIVSLSYTRTIKYLWTAVDPLDGMSESKRAKRKVTKMIIIVTVLFCICWLPYHVVILCYLYGDFPFNQTTYAFRLLSHCMAYANSCLNPIVYALVSKHFRKGFKKVFSCILSKKGRNKVHVVHVANTVPGFEAGSTEVSHMNEENARQNQNEMVNRPLAEPQDATMTITLPFQNQP